The following proteins come from a genomic window of Micavibrio aeruginosavorus EPB:
- the radC gene encoding RadC family protein codes for MSEPAAKDAPEKDTPHYHGHRDRLRERFVNGGADSLADYELMELLLFMAIPRRDVKPLAKDLIKQFGGLSGVLNAPLHELQAVDGLSETSAIMIKSIAAAGHRMLKQDMMNKPVLNSWSRLMDYLAASMAHERKEHFRILFLNRKNELIADEIQQSGTVDHTPAYPREIMKRALEVGATAIILVHNHPSGDSRPSAADIEMTDTIVAAGKPFNIVIHDHIIVAKGGHTSFKNLGLLES; via the coding sequence ATGTCTGAGCCCGCAGCCAAAGACGCGCCGGAAAAAGACACGCCCCATTACCACGGGCATCGCGACCGTTTACGCGAACGGTTTGTGAATGGCGGGGCGGATTCGCTGGCTGATTATGAGTTGATGGAATTGCTGTTGTTCATGGCCATTCCGCGCCGGGACGTTAAACCGCTGGCCAAGGATTTGATCAAGCAATTTGGCGGCCTGTCCGGCGTATTGAACGCCCCGTTGCATGAATTGCAGGCCGTGGACGGTTTGTCGGAAACATCCGCCATCATGATCAAATCCATCGCCGCCGCCGGGCATCGCATGTTGAAACAGGACATGATGAACAAGCCGGTTTTAAATTCATGGTCCCGCCTGATGGATTATCTGGCCGCCAGCATGGCGCATGAACGGAAAGAGCATTTCCGCATTCTGTTCCTGAACCGGAAAAACGAATTGATCGCGGATGAAATTCAGCAAAGCGGCACGGTGGATCACACCCCCGCCTACCCCCGCGAAATCATGAAACGCGCGTTGGAAGTTGGGGCGACGGCCATCATTCTGGTCCACAACCACCCGAGCGGCGATTCCCGCCCATCCGCCGCCGACATTGAAATGACCGATACCATCGTGGCCGCCGGAAAACCGTTTAACATTGTTATTCACGACCACATTATCGTCGCCAAAGGCGGCCATACCAGCTTTAAAAATTTGGGACTGCTTGAATCATGA
- the nth gene encoding endonuclease III, which translates to MKKADIQRFFEILHAENPEPQGELNYTNPYTLLVAVALSAQATDIGVNRATEKLFKIVKTPQDMLKLGEDGLKDHIKTIGLFNTKAKNVIAAAEMLVRDYGGQVPEDRDELVKLPGVGRKTANVVLNIAFGHETIAVDTHLFRVSNRTGLAPGTTPEAVENKLEKVIPPEFRRHAHHWLILHGRYICKARKPSCPVCPVRDVCGFKDKTEY; encoded by the coding sequence ATGAAAAAGGCTGATATTCAACGTTTTTTTGAAATTTTGCACGCCGAAAACCCGGAACCGCAGGGAGAGTTGAATTACACCAACCCCTATACCCTGCTGGTCGCGGTCGCGTTGTCGGCGCAGGCCACAGATATTGGCGTCAACCGCGCGACCGAAAAATTGTTCAAAATCGTCAAAACGCCACAGGACATGTTGAAACTGGGCGAAGATGGGTTGAAGGACCACATCAAAACCATCGGCCTGTTTAACACCAAAGCCAAAAACGTCATCGCCGCCGCCGAAATGCTGGTCCGCGATTATGGCGGGCAGGTTCCCGAAGACCGCGATGAATTGGTGAAATTGCCGGGTGTGGGCCGCAAGACCGCAAACGTCGTCCTCAACATCGCGTTTGGCCACGAAACCATTGCGGTGGATACGCACTTATTCCGCGTGTCCAACCGCACTGGGCTGGCCCCCGGCACCACCCCCGAAGCAGTCGAGAACAAATTAGAAAAAGTGATCCCGCCGGAATTCCGCCGCCATGCGCATCATTGGTTGATCCTGCATGGGCGTTATATTTGCAAGGCGCGCAAGCCATCATGCCCGGTATGCCCCGTGCGTGATGTGTGCGGTTTCAAAGATAAAACGGAATATTGA
- a CDS encoding MarR family winged helix-turn-helix transcriptional regulator, with the protein MVKQQTLETLTRCRALLQVWQRIDAEFPLQYMLCLIEIAADEGLSLSDLATRTQMPLSTVSRIVGALSDHRPKGKSYGLIRVDISATERRRKELSLSPKGRALVGELGEIAPTISG; encoded by the coding sequence ATGGTCAAACAACAGACATTGGAAACGCTCACACGCTGCCGCGCCCTGCTTCAGGTGTGGCAACGGATTGATGCCGAATTTCCACTGCAATACATGCTGTGCCTGATCGAGATTGCCGCGGATGAAGGCCTCTCCCTCTCCGACCTGGCCACCCGCACGCAGATGCCGTTATCAACAGTATCCCGCATCGTCGGTGCTTTATCCGACCACCGCCCAAAAGGAAAATCCTACGGCCTGATCCGCGTGGATATCTCGGCAACGGAACGGCGGAGGAAGGAATTGTCGCTAAGCCCTAAGGGGCGGGCGTTGGTGGGGGAGTTGGGAGAGATCGCCCCCACAATATCTGGATAA
- a CDS encoding FAD-dependent oxidoreductase: protein MDTHPSPIKTIKTTCCIAGGGPAGMMAGLLLARDGVDVVVLEKHADFLRDFRGDTIHPSTMELMAELGVLNRFLSRPHQKIHRLNGFFGTQEITIADFSRLPVHCPYIAMMPQWDFLDFLVDEGAQYPHFRIMMKTKAAGLIESDHRISGVYAETEDGIIAIESDLVIGADGRRSTLRTQASFQAVDQGAPIDVLWMKISRKPTDPDQASGRFDRGRGFIMLYREEYWQCAWIIPKGAYESIRAQGMEAFHQSLLSVAPFLHDRMDELRDWGDISLLTITVDRLEQWFKPGLLFIGDAAHAMSPIGGVGINLAIQDAVAAARILATPLKNGTCTIADLQKVQDRRMWPTRMTQNVQLFMQNRIFGPLVTRKDNSDFPVAMRMILRLPFLRLVTARIIGMGFRPEHIQD from the coding sequence ATGGACACGCACCCATCCCCAATTAAGACCATCAAAACCACCTGTTGTATCGCTGGCGGCGGTCCGGCTGGCATGATGGCGGGGTTGTTGCTGGCCCGGGACGGGGTCGATGTTGTGGTGTTGGAAAAACACGCTGATTTCCTCCGCGATTTTCGGGGGGACACTATTCATCCGTCCACCATGGAACTGATGGCCGAACTTGGCGTGCTAAACCGGTTTTTGTCCCGCCCGCATCAAAAAATCCACCGCCTGAATGGCTTTTTTGGCACACAGGAAATCACCATCGCGGATTTTTCGCGCCTGCCCGTGCATTGCCCATACATTGCCATGATGCCGCAATGGGATTTTCTGGATTTCCTGGTGGATGAAGGAGCGCAATACCCACATTTCCGCATCATGATGAAGACCAAAGCCGCGGGCTTGATCGAAAGCGATCATCGCATCAGTGGCGTTTATGCGGAAACCGAAGACGGTATAATCGCCATTGAATCCGACCTGGTGATCGGGGCCGATGGACGTCGTTCGACATTGCGGACACAGGCCAGTTTTCAGGCCGTTGATCAGGGCGCACCCATTGATGTGTTATGGATGAAAATTTCGCGCAAACCCACCGACCCCGACCAGGCATCGGGCCGGTTTGATCGTGGGCGCGGATTTATCATGCTGTACCGCGAAGAATATTGGCAATGCGCCTGGATCATCCCCAAGGGTGCTTATGAATCCATTCGCGCCCAAGGGATGGAGGCGTTTCATCAATCCCTTTTGAGTGTGGCCCCGTTCCTACACGACCGGATGGATGAATTGCGCGACTGGGGCGATATCAGCCTGTTGACCATCACGGTGGACCGGCTGGAACAATGGTTTAAACCGGGATTGTTATTTATTGGCGACGCCGCGCATGCCATGTCACCCATTGGCGGCGTTGGTATCAACCTGGCCATTCAGGATGCCGTGGCCGCCGCGCGTATTTTGGCGACACCTTTGAAAAACGGCACCTGCACAATTGCGGATTTACAAAAGGTGCAAGACCGCCGCATGTGGCCGACACGGATGACGCAGAATGTTCAGTTATTTATGCAGAACCGCATCTTTGGCCCGTTGGTAACGCGGAAGGACAATTCCGATTTTCCGGTCGCCATGCGCATGATTCTCCGCCTGCCGTTCCTGCGTCTTGTCACCGCGCGGATTATCGGCATGGGGTTCCGCCCCGAACATATTCAGGATTAA
- the dapB gene encoding 4-hydroxy-tetrahydrodipicolinate reductase yields MIKVGIAGYRGRMGQMLVHELQSGQWPGLAFGSGSESSDNPNSLFAENDLVIDFTTPDATRAHIEIAVTHKKPIIIGTTGLNDNDMAVLISAATTCPILYSANMSVGVNLLAALVEQVATRLGDTFDIEIMETHHRNKMDSPSGTALMLGRATGRPNAPMDRSGKRNTGTVGYAVQRGGDVVGEHNVSFFGPGERIELGHRAHDRSLFAKGALRAATWMKGRPAGLYSMRDVLDL; encoded by the coding sequence ATGATCAAGGTCGGAATTGCAGGATATCGGGGCCGCATGGGCCAAATGCTGGTCCATGAATTGCAGTCCGGCCAGTGGCCGGGATTGGCCTTTGGTTCGGGCAGTGAATCATCCGACAACCCGAACAGCCTGTTCGCGGAAAACGATCTGGTGATTGATTTCACCACACCGGATGCGACACGCGCCCATATTGAAATTGCAGTGACCCATAAAAAACCGATCATCATCGGCACGACCGGATTGAACGACAATGATATGGCGGTTTTGATATCAGCCGCCACCACCTGCCCGATTTTATATTCCGCGAATATGAGCGTGGGCGTGAATTTGCTGGCCGCCTTGGTGGAACAAGTCGCAACACGGCTGGGCGATACATTCGATATTGAAATCATGGAAACGCATCACCGCAACAAGATGGATTCACCATCCGGTACCGCCCTGATGCTGGGCCGCGCCACGGGCCGCCCGAACGCCCCGATGGATCGCAGCGGGAAACGCAACACCGGCACCGTCGGTTATGCCGTGCAACGCGGTGGTGATGTTGTGGGGGAACATAATGTCAGTTTCTTCGGCCCCGGCGAACGCATTGAACTGGGCCACCGCGCCCATGACCGCAGCCTGTTCGCCAAGGGCGCATTGCGGGCCGCAACGTGGATGAAGGGCCGCCCGGCGGGGTTGTATTCCATGCGGGATGTTTTGGACCTTTAA
- a CDS encoding pentapeptide repeat-containing protein, which produces MGTIILRTASGHVIYKSNRTHHRAAIEDAVMDGVSLHHADLSGLDLSHGDFDGGDFRHVNFDGSNMTGTNLSECRMTGSSFKNVALHGACIIQSHLIDCDFSGVLFGGTDIYGTVIRGCRFDTQSALELHFYDCDIFEKNIFVGIDGTSCPINRPPVTILGGPSIMAITTTHVIMGNKAMTIADWMRTHSMIEKSPSHGLALAHLRLMRGADNDALPAQNTPSQAPG; this is translated from the coding sequence ATGGGGACAATTATTCTACGCACGGCATCGGGGCACGTGATTTACAAAAGCAACCGCACACACCACCGCGCCGCGATTGAGGATGCCGTGATGGATGGCGTGTCATTGCATCACGCCGACCTGTCCGGTCTTGATTTAAGCCACGGTGATTTTGATGGCGGTGATTTCCGGCACGTCAATTTTGATGGCAGCAACATGACCGGCACCAATTTATCCGAATGCCGCATGACCGGTTCATCGTTCAAAAACGTCGCATTGCATGGGGCCTGTATCATACAATCACACTTGATTGATTGCGATTTCAGTGGTGTTTTATTTGGCGGAACCGACATTTACGGCACCGTTATTCGGGGATGCCGGTTTGACACGCAATCGGCCCTTGAGCTGCATTTTTACGACTGCGACATTTTTGAAAAAAATATCTTTGTGGGAATTGATGGAACATCCTGCCCCATCAACCGCCCACCCGTTACCATTTTGGGTGGCCCGTCCATCATGGCCATCACCACCACACATGTCATCATGGGCAACAAGGCCATGACGATTGCGGATTGGATGCGCACCCACAGCATGATTGAAAAATCACCCAGCCACGGCCTGGCACTGGCGCATTTGCGGCTCATGCGTGGGGCGGACAACGACGCGCTCCCCGCACAAAACACGCCCAGCCAAGCCCCCGGATAA
- a CDS encoding bactofilin family protein yields the protein MSNETENNQGASSNQAGGQARPIDIPGGQAAGMQRPAMQPPRVPGGGFPGGQSSYGSSPYGQPAASSNPYAAAAPGAKAGVVADGRRLVIGEGITISGEIEACDVLIVEGTIEAALKGARVLEIAESGVFYGAVEIEEATIAGRFEGDLTVNGRLTIRASGSITGAIAYKELAVEAGATLDGKVTPLSAKGEKREGKPGQARSSNKQGGQRDSGAELPFADKTAASA from the coding sequence ATGAGCAACGAAACAGAAAACAACCAAGGCGCATCTTCCAACCAGGCCGGTGGCCAGGCCCGCCCGATTGATATTCCGGGTGGCCAAGCCGCTGGTATGCAGCGCCCGGCCATGCAGCCGCCGCGCGTTCCGGGTGGTGGTTTCCCGGGTGGTCAGTCCTCCTATGGTTCTTCCCCGTACGGTCAACCGGCCGCGTCCTCCAACCCGTATGCTGCTGCCGCTCCTGGCGCAAAAGCTGGCGTGGTTGCTGATGGTCGTCGTCTGGTTATCGGCGAAGGCATCACCATCTCCGGTGAAATCGAAGCATGCGACGTTCTGATCGTTGAAGGCACGATCGAAGCGGCGCTGAAAGGTGCACGCGTACTGGAAATCGCTGAGAGCGGCGTATTCTACGGTGCTGTTGAAATCGAAGAAGCCACCATTGCTGGCCGCTTCGAAGGCGACCTGACCGTAAACGGCCGCCTGACGATCCGTGCTTCCGGTTCCATCACCGGCGCAATCGCATACAAGGAACTGGCTGTTGAAGCTGGCGCAACGCTGGACGGTAAAGTCACGCCGTTGTCCGCCAAAGGCGAAAAACGCGAAGGCAAGCCGGGTCAGGCGCGCTCCAGCAACAAGCAAGGCGGTCAACGTGACAGCGGCGCAGAACTGCCGTTCGCTGACAAAACCGCTGCTTCGGCGTAA
- a CDS encoding methylated-DNA--[protein]-cysteine S-methyltransferase yields the protein MNNDQYAIISQSIDYIAAHWRDQPDLETLAARAGYEATHFQKLFTRMTGVSPHKMVQYMAAHNARDLLLRQYSTLDAAYDSGMSGNARLHDAMINIVAATPGEVKRKGQGLVIRYGYHPTPMGDMLIAQTDRGLCWLGFVVDEDRAIPMARLRRDWEYADLVEDQGGTSDTARKILEIWRGTDTHLTLHLYGTNFQLQVWQALLKIPCGASVSYKAVADAIGKPKASRAVGSAVGANPVSLLIPCHRVIQSSGIVENYGWGTPRKKLILGLETGA from the coding sequence ATGAACAATGATCAATACGCCATTATTTCGCAATCGATTGATTACATCGCCGCCCATTGGCGCGACCAGCCCGACCTTGAAACGCTGGCCGCGCGGGCGGGGTATGAGGCCACACATTTTCAAAAATTATTCACCCGTATGACCGGGGTCAGCCCGCACAAAATGGTGCAATACATGGCGGCGCATAATGCACGCGATTTGTTGTTGCGCCAATATTCAACATTGGACGCCGCGTATGACAGCGGGATGAGTGGCAATGCCCGCCTGCACGATGCGATGATCAATATTGTTGCGGCCACGCCGGGTGAAGTGAAGCGCAAGGGGCAGGGGCTCGTTATTCGCTACGGCTACCACCCAACGCCGATGGGCGATATGTTGATCGCGCAGACGGATCGCGGTTTGTGCTGGCTGGGGTTTGTGGTGGATGAGGACCGCGCGATCCCCATGGCGCGCCTGCGCCGTGATTGGGAATATGCCGACCTTGTCGAAGACCAGGGTGGAACGTCCGATACCGCCCGTAAAATTTTGGAAATCTGGCGCGGGACGGATACGCATTTGACGCTTCATCTGTATGGCACGAATTTCCAGCTTCAGGTCTGGCAGGCGCTGCTGAAAATCCCCTGTGGCGCGAGCGTCAGTTACAAGGCGGTGGCCGATGCGATTGGCAAGCCAAAGGCGTCACGGGCTGTGGGCTCTGCGGTCGGGGCGAACCCGGTATCATTGTTGATTCCGTGCCACCGGGTGATCCAGTCATCCGGGATCGTTGAAAATTACGGCTGGGGCACGCCGCGCAAGAAGTTGATTTTGGGCCTGGAAACGGGCGCTTAA
- a CDS encoding competence/damage-inducible protein A — MPQYENPDLYKAALVIIGNEILSGRTTDANTPWIAERLTERGILLAEVRVIPDIEAKIINTVQQLSADYDYVFTTGGIGPTHDDITAESVAKAFGLPLERDDEAFAVLEEYYGLENLTPPRAKMSMVPKGSTLIPNPVSGAPGFITKNVHVMAGVPRIMQAMMDHVLDQIQAGKPLLSNTVTCSLPESKVAEELTALQNKYPDVDIGSYPHYRGGVLGLSLVMRATNSDSLDTVTQDIIAMIRAHGDEPRALSVGSHGRNLDVV, encoded by the coding sequence ATGCCGCAATACGAAAACCCCGATTTGTACAAAGCCGCTCTGGTGATTATCGGCAATGAAATCCTGTCCGGGCGGACAACGGACGCCAATACCCCCTGGATTGCCGAACGGCTGACCGAGCGCGGCATCCTGTTGGCCGAGGTGCGGGTCATCCCGGATATTGAGGCTAAAATCATCAACACGGTCCAGCAACTGAGCGCGGATTACGATTACGTCTTCACCACCGGCGGCATTGGCCCGACGCATGACGACATCACCGCCGAAAGCGTGGCCAAGGCGTTCGGCCTGCCGCTGGAACGCGATGACGAAGCGTTCGCGGTGTTGGAGGAATATTACGGCCTCGAAAACCTCACCCCGCCGCGCGCGAAGATGAGCATGGTGCCAAAGGGATCCACCCTGATCCCCAACCCCGTGTCCGGCGCGCCGGGCTTCATCACCAAAAACGTGCATGTGATGGCGGGCGTTCCCCGCATCATGCAGGCGATGATGGACCACGTTTTAGATCAAATTCAGGCGGGCAAACCGCTGCTCTCCAACACGGTTACGTGTTCCCTGCCCGAAAGCAAAGTGGCCGAGGAACTCACCGCCCTGCAAAACAAATACCCGGATGTTGATATCGGGTCATACCCGCATTATCGCGGCGGCGTTCTGGGCCTGTCCCTCGTCATGCGCGCCACCAACAGCGATAGTCTGGACACCGTGACCCAGGACATCATCGCCATGATCCGCGCCCACGGCGACGAACCCCGCGCCCTCAGCGTCGGGTCGCATGGGCGGAATTTGGACGTTGTCTGA
- the map gene encoding type I methionyl aminopeptidase, which translates to MGKSAAQYSPDGIELHGPDAFEGMRKAGKLAADVLDMITPHCVPGVTTEELDRLCHEYIIAHGAIPAPLNYKGFPKSICTSINHVVCHGIPGPKKLMEGDIVNIDTTVILDGWYGDTSRMYMIGKKLSVKAKRLVDVTYDAMMAGIEAVKPGATLGDIGYAIQTVAENARFSVVQDFCGHGLGRVFHTAPSVLHYGRPKTGAILEPGMIFTIEPMINAGGWETLVMNDGWTAITKDRSLSAQFEHSLAVTETGFEIFTLSSKGYTKPPYV; encoded by the coding sequence ATGGGCAAGAGCGCCGCACAATATTCCCCCGACGGGATCGAACTGCATGGACCGGATGCCTTTGAGGGCATGCGCAAGGCCGGGAAACTGGCCGCCGACGTGCTGGACATGATTACCCCCCATTGCGTTCCGGGCGTGACGACCGAGGAACTGGACCGGCTGTGCCATGAATACATCATCGCCCACGGTGCCATCCCTGCCCCGTTGAATTACAAGGGCTTCCCCAAATCCATCTGCACATCCATCAACCATGTTGTGTGCCATGGTATTCCGGGGCCGAAAAAATTGATGGAAGGCGATATCGTCAATATCGACACCACCGTCATTCTGGACGGGTGGTATGGTGACACCAGCCGCATGTACATGATCGGCAAAAAATTGTCGGTGAAGGCCAAGCGTCTGGTCGATGTGACATACGACGCCATGATGGCCGGGATCGAAGCGGTGAAGCCGGGTGCGACGCTGGGCGATATTGGCTACGCCATCCAGACCGTAGCCGAAAACGCACGCTTTTCCGTGGTGCAGGATTTCTGCGGTCACGGGCTGGGCCGCGTGTTCCACACCGCGCCATCCGTTTTGCATTATGGCCGCCCGAAAACCGGCGCTATTTTGGAACCCGGCATGATTTTCACCATCGAGCCGATGATCAACGCCGGCGGGTGGGAAACATTGGTGATGAATGACGGTTGGACCGCCATTACCAAGGACCGGTCATTGTCGGCCCAATTCGAACATTCATTGGCCGTGACCGAAACCGGGTTTGAAATTTTCACCCTGTCATCCAAGGGATACACAAAGCCCCCCTATGTCTGA
- a CDS encoding putative signal transducing protein, which translates to MTDSTLVPLDRYCDCYGAHVIRGLLETNDIPCFVFDGLHAQNVWYMQHIMGVRIMVRQSDLEAARAVIEHAQLTPLDLPEGEQPPQTVAESMSVSDKIIAVIGTIAAGAPFIPRPKKNKK; encoded by the coding sequence ATGACGGATAGTACGCTTGTGCCGCTGGACCGCTATTGCGATTGTTACGGCGCACACGTTATCCGTGGTTTGTTGGAAACCAATGATATTCCATGCTTTGTCTTCGATGGCCTGCACGCCCAAAACGTGTGGTACATGCAGCACATTATGGGCGTGCGGATCATGGTGCGCCAAAGCGATCTGGAAGCGGCAAGAGCCGTGATTGAACACGCGCAACTGACACCACTGGACCTGCCGGAAGGTGAACAGCCGCCGCAAACTGTCGCAGAATCAATGTCTGTATCTGATAAAATTATCGCCGTTATCGGAACCATTGCGGCAGGCGCGCCCTTTATCCCGCGACCGAAAAAGAACAAAAAATAA
- the uvrC gene encoding excinuclease ABC subunit UvrC has translation MSMDQDGEDPEQFDDAAIPAALARGVGVIRAFVKTLPDAPGVYRMLNAKGDVLYVGKAKSLKKRVTNYTQVTRLSHRIQRMVAETSEMMVVRTHTEAEALLLESNLIKKLKPRYNVLLRDDKSFPYILITDDHEFPQVIKHRGSRSRKGHYFGPFASAGAVNRTIAVLQRAFMLRNCSDSVFAQRTRPCLQFHIKRCTAPCVNMVSREDYAKQVEQARAYLTGKSREIQEQMAGAMQAASDRMDYEEAAKFRDRLRALTSLQTRQDINFDGIGDADAIALAMREGRSCVQVFFFRGGQNFGNRAYFPRHERDEEPETILAAFIAQFYESKPIPPHILISHEIADAGVIEDALNSRPNVERKTSITRPQRGERRRLIDFVANNARDALDRHLLERAGDAQLLDGVAELFGLDERPARIEIYDNSHISGTDMVGAMVVAGPDGFMKSAYRKFNIRDASASDDYGMMQEVMSRRFRKAQEEGNGPGSEDWPDLLLIDGGLGQLNAVMETLADMGLAEELNVVSIAKGPDRNAGREKFFMPGREMFQLPVNNATLHYLQRLRDEAHRFAIGAHRTRRAKHIGASPLDDVPGIGAKRKKALLLHFGSAQDVARAGIADLEKVEGISHAVAERIYAYFHETDS, from the coding sequence ATGTCTATGGACCAAGACGGTGAAGATCCCGAACAGTTTGATGATGCCGCAATCCCCGCCGCCCTTGCGCGCGGGGTTGGGGTTATTCGGGCGTTTGTGAAGACGTTGCCGGATGCGCCGGGGGTTTACCGGATGCTGAATGCGAAGGGCGATGTGCTGTATGTCGGCAAGGCCAAATCGCTGAAGAAACGGGTTACGAATTATACGCAAGTCACCCGTCTGTCGCATCGGATCCAACGCATGGTGGCCGAAACATCGGAAATGATGGTGGTGCGCACGCATACAGAGGCCGAGGCCCTGTTGCTGGAATCCAACCTGATTAAAAAACTGAAGCCCCGTTACAACGTTCTTCTCCGCGATGATAAATCGTTCCCGTATATTTTAATTACGGATGACCACGAATTTCCGCAGGTGATCAAACACCGCGGCAGCCGGTCACGCAAAGGGCATTATTTTGGACCCTTTGCCTCCGCCGGGGCGGTGAACCGCACCATTGCGGTGTTGCAACGGGCGTTTATGCTCCGCAATTGTTCGGATTCCGTATTTGCGCAACGCACGCGGCCTTGCCTGCAATTTCATATCAAGCGTTGCACCGCGCCGTGCGTAAACATGGTGTCGCGCGAAGATTACGCCAAGCAGGTGGAGCAGGCGCGCGCCTATCTAACCGGAAAAAGCCGGGAGATCCAGGAGCAGATGGCCGGCGCCATGCAAGCCGCCAGCGACCGGATGGATTATGAGGAAGCGGCAAAATTCCGCGACCGCCTGCGCGCGTTGACCAGCCTGCAAACACGCCAGGATATCAATTTCGACGGCATCGGCGATGCGGATGCCATTGCCCTGGCCATGCGTGAAGGACGCAGTTGCGTACAAGTGTTTTTCTTCCGTGGCGGGCAGAATTTCGGCAACCGGGCCTATTTCCCGCGGCATGAGCGGGATGAAGAGCCGGAAACCATTCTGGCCGCCTTTATCGCGCAATTTTATGAAAGCAAACCAATCCCGCCGCATATTCTCATCAGCCATGAAATCGCCGATGCGGGCGTGATTGAGGATGCGCTGAATTCCCGCCCGAATGTGGAACGAAAAACATCCATTACACGACCACAGCGCGGCGAACGCCGCCGCCTGATCGATTTCGTTGCCAATAATGCGCGCGATGCGCTGGATCGCCATTTGCTGGAACGCGCTGGCGATGCGCAATTGCTGGACGGTGTGGCGGAATTGTTCGGTCTGGACGAACGCCCGGCCCGCATCGAAATTTATGATAATAGCCATATCAGCGGCACCGACATGGTCGGCGCGATGGTGGTGGCGGGGCCGGACGGGTTCATGAAATCCGCTTACCGTAAATTCAACATTCGCGATGCCAGCGCATCGGATGATTACGGCATGATGCAGGAAGTGATGAGCCGCCGTTTCCGCAAGGCGCAGGAAGAGGGCAACGGCCCGGGGTCGGAAGACTGGCCGGATCTTCTGCTGATCGATGGTGGGTTGGGGCAATTGAATGCGGTGATGGAAACATTGGCCGATATGGGTCTTGCCGAAGAATTAAATGTTGTATCCATTGCAAAAGGGCCGGACCGCAACGCGGGACGCGAAAAATTCTTTATGCCCGGGCGTGAAATGTTCCAGTTGCCAGTGAACAATGCCACCCTACATTACTTACAACGTTTGCGAGACGAGGCGCACCGCTTTGCGATTGGTGCGCACAGGACACGGCGTGCAAAACATATCGGTGCATCACCGTTGGATGATGTGCCGGGTATTGGCGCGAAGCGAAAGAAGGCCTTATTGCTTCATTTTGGTTCGGCGCAGGACGTGGCGCGCGCGGGAATCGCTGATTTAGAAAAAGTCGAAGGAATCAGCCACGCCGTGGCCGAACGCATATATGCGTATTTCCATGAGACGGATTCTTGA